A single window of Alosa alosa isolate M-15738 ecotype Scorff River chromosome 11, AALO_Geno_1.1, whole genome shotgun sequence DNA harbors:
- the nts gene encoding neurotensin/neuromedin N, whose product MVTKMRMQIVFAVLLVFVSDALGSDVDQEKRTIEEELLNNLITSKLKQSKHSATLWRLTLLKVCAVLDSLDETWQPESEIPAEEEDEDYRFRLPPVSQSVDELYNLRNLCRVLQPREVQDVEDYLDLDQSSDNPLKRKSPYILKRQVHTSKQARRPYILKRSSLLY is encoded by the exons ATGGTCACCAAGATGCGGATGCAGATAGTCTTTGCTGTTCTCCTGGTGTTCGTGAGTGATGCCTTGGGTTCAG ATGTTGACCAGGAGAAGCGAACGATAGAAGAGGAGTTATTGAACAATCTCATTACTTCAAAG TTGAAGCAAAGCAAACACAGCGCCACCTTGTGGCGGCTGACGCTACTGAAAGTTTGTGCCGTGCTGGACAGTCTGGATGAGACGTGGCAGCCGGAGAGTGAGATCCCAgccgaggaggaggacgaggactaCAGGTTCCGCCTACCACCTGTCAGCCAATCAGTGGATGAGCTTTACAACCTCCGCAACCTCTGTAGAGTACTGCAGCCCAGAGAG GTCCAAGATGTGGAGGACTACCTGGACCTGGACCAAAGCAGCGACAACCCGCTGAAGAGGAAATCCCCTTACATCCTGAAGAGACAAGTGCACACCAGCAAGCAGGCACGGAGGCCTTACATCCTCAAGCGAAGCAGCCTACTTTActga